In Leptolyngbya sp. NIES-2104, the genomic window CGCGGTGTCTAGCGCAACCATAGAGTAATACTTTGCAAGTATTTTCTAGAAAGCGGAGAATTTCATGTCGAGCGCCGGACTGAATCAGTGGGTTGTAAGTGGCAACCTAGCGGCAGATGCAACTGTGAAAACAGTGACGCTTAAAGACGGTCGAGAAGCTAAGGTTGCAAGTGCAACGCTTTATGTGCAGAAGCCTCGCAATCGGGAAGAATCTTTTACAGTGTCTTTGAATATTTGGGAAAAGTCAGCAGCTTGGCGGGTGTTGCCATATCTGAGGAAAGGATCGTTAATTATCTGTACTGGAGATGTTGAACCAAATCCATTCATTTCGAGCAACGGTAATGTGCCAAGAGCAGGATTAAAGATGACTGTGCTAGATGTGCATCTCGATCGCGTCAAAGACGACGAACTGGAAGGGTCAGAAGAAGCTGTTGCAGTTCCAGTTTGATTAACAGTAAGCAATGCGATCGCTTTCCTAATATCAGCGAAAAGCCTCTCCAAATTTAGAGAGGCTTTTGCTTTGAAGTAAATTATGACAAGGCTATGATCTAAAGAGTGTGTCTGTAAAAGAAGCAGAAGTGTGAATTGTTCCTAGATTGGTAAACGCGACCCAGAAAACCAAGTTTCAGATGGACCATCACCTTGATCGTTGGCACATCTATAAAACGAATTCTCTAGGTTGCGCTTCCATAGATTACAGCGGACGGTAAACACGATAGTTGATGTCGGGGAAGATATTATCGATCGCTTCGACTTTCTCAATCCAGCCGGAATCAACTTTGCCGTGATTCAGGTCTTCGTAGAGCTTGTTGAATCGCATCAGGTGCGATCGCGTTCTTCTCACCGCATAAGGAACCATTGTTCCCGTTCGCATGATAAATGCCCAGTCCGAAGATTGTGCTAACAACAATTCTCGTGCAGCCTGATTCAAAGCTTTCCACTCTAATTCATCTGTGGGTTCCCGATTCGCAAGCTCAATCATTCGCTCTGCGGCTTTGTGCAAATGTGGGTAAATCCAAGCATTTGTCTCATTCAACCAGTATTCGTGGAAGCCTTTGTAGCCCCAGCTTGACTGAGACGGGCGGCAAACTTGCTGGGTCGGATGCTTTCTCAGATAGTCTGCTAAGTGCGTCATCTCGAAAGTCTCTTGATCAAACCAAGCTTTACGGAATAGATAGTCAATAAACCAAGGACCTTCATACCACCAGTGACCGAATAGTTCCGCATCATAGGGCGAAACAATGATCGGTGGGCGGTGCATGATGCCAAAGAGATGTTCAACTTGACGTTCTCGGTTATAGACAAAGTTAGCTGCATGTTCCGTCGTCTTTTGCCTTGCCCAGTACGGATCGTAAAGCTGCTTGTCGCCTAGACCTAACCCTTTTCCAGTAATCTTGTGGTACTTGATGCCGACATTTTTCCGCTGACCATTTGGCATGACGTACGGCTTGATATATTCATAGTCTGCATCCCAGCCTAAGTCGCGATAGAACTCCCGATATTCCACGGCTCCCGGATAGCCTACTTCCGAAGACCAAACCTGCTGAGACGATTCATGGTCGCGTCCGAATGCAGCGACACCCGGTTCTGTAAAAATCGGGGCATAGCTGCCATAGCGCGGACGCGGACGAGCGTAGAGAATTCCATGTCCATCAGTGAGGAAGTAGCGCAATCCTGCATCCGCTAACATGCGTTCTACACCTTCATAGTAGGCGCATTCTGGAAGCCAAATTCCTTTTGCAGGACGACCAAATGTTTGTTCGTAATGTTCGCAAGCCACTTTGATTTGCGCCCAGACCGCTTGCGGGTACATTTTCATCAAAGGCAGATAGCCGTGAGTCGCGCCGCAGGTAATGATTTCAAGGTTGTTTGAGTCAAGAAATTGTTTGAATGCGGTGATGAGATTACGATCGTACTTTTCCCAAGTGTTGCGAACTGCATTGAATTCTTTGGCATTGTGTTCTGCCAGATATTTCATGTGACCGGAATGGGCATGACGCTCGACTTCCAGTTCTGCCAGTTCTTCAAGTTTCGATAAATGCTCATCGTAGCGGTCTTGAAGTAACGGATCTGCCAACATTGAGCAGAGCGGTGGAGTCATGCTCATGGTGATTTTGAAGTCTACGCCATCGCGGATCAAGCCTTCAAACACCTGAATTAATGGAATATAAGTCTCAGTAATCGCCTCGTAGAGCCATTCTTCTTCGAGTACAAAGTCGCTTTCGGGGTGACGCACAAATGGGAGGTGAGCGTGCAGCACTAAGGCAACATATCCAATGCTCATAGGGACTCTGGGGTAAGTGGGCAGATCGTTGCCCAAATTGTACGGCAAAATTGTGACTAAGTTTTGTTAATTGGGGATCAGATTAGATTTTGGGGATCAAGCACTTGATTCAGTTCCATTTGAAGATGGAGAAGGGACAACACGAGCTAGACTGAATTTGCAGCAAGCAAATTGTTTGAATTTTGAGAAGGGCAAGCCTGAATGAAGCGATCTGTGTGGCTCTGCTTATTTGCAATCGTCGGTCTGAGCGCTTGTGAAAA contains:
- a CDS encoding single-stranded DNA-binding protein, translated to MSSAGLNQWVVSGNLAADATVKTVTLKDGREAKVASATLYVQKPRNREESFTVSLNIWEKSAAWRVLPYLRKGSLIICTGDVEPNPFISSNGNVPRAGLKMTVLDVHLDRVKDDELEGSEEAVAVPV
- a CDS encoding glycoside hydrolase family 57 protein, with product MSIGYVALVLHAHLPFVRHPESDFVLEEEWLYEAITETYIPLIQVFEGLIRDGVDFKITMSMTPPLCSMLADPLLQDRYDEHLSKLEELAELEVERHAHSGHMKYLAEHNAKEFNAVRNTWEKYDRNLITAFKQFLDSNNLEIITCGATHGYLPLMKMYPQAVWAQIKVACEHYEQTFGRPAKGIWLPECAYYEGVERMLADAGLRYFLTDGHGILYARPRPRYGSYAPIFTEPGVAAFGRDHESSQQVWSSEVGYPGAVEYREFYRDLGWDADYEYIKPYVMPNGQRKNVGIKYHKITGKGLGLGDKQLYDPYWARQKTTEHAANFVYNRERQVEHLFGIMHRPPIIVSPYDAELFGHWWYEGPWFIDYLFRKAWFDQETFEMTHLADYLRKHPTQQVCRPSQSSWGYKGFHEYWLNETNAWIYPHLHKAAERMIELANREPTDELEWKALNQAARELLLAQSSDWAFIMRTGTMVPYAVRRTRSHLMRFNKLYEDLNHGKVDSGWIEKVEAIDNIFPDINYRVYRPL